From Acidovorax sp. FHTAMBA, one genomic window encodes:
- a CDS encoding M3 family metallopeptidase, producing the protein MSNALLDFSDLPHFDRITPQDVAPAVDVLLERANAALETVTAPDFPARWDAIAKVLDVATERLGTAWGSISHLNSVADTPELRAAYNAALPKVTEFWTRLGADERLYAKYKAIDPATLTAEQRQAHLNAVRNFVLSGAELTGAAKERFAQIQERQAELSQKFSENALDATDAYAYYATAEELDGIPDDVQQAALAAAQADGKEGYKLTLKMPCYLPVMQFAARSDLREKLYRAYVTRASDQAEGDARKFDNTALISEILALRREEAQLLGYANFGEVSVVPKMAQSPAQVITFLRDLARRARPYAEKDIADLRAFAAEHLGLANPQAWDWPYISEKLKEARYAFSEQEVKKYFTAPKVLAGLFKIIETLFEVSIRRDTAAIWHPAVEFYRIERTHPEGAHKGTQLVGQFYLDQPSRTGKRGGAWMDDVRTRWLRPDTGVLQTPVAHLVCNFASGVDGKPPLLTHDDVITLFHEFGHGLHHMLTQVNERDVSGIGGVEWDAVELPSQFMENFCWEWDVLKHMTAHVDTGEPLPRALFDKMIAAKNYQSGMQTLRQIEFSLFDMLLHTEHDPAQDIMPLLDQVRREVAVLQPPAFSRTAHTFSHIFAGGYAAGYYSYKWAEVLSADAYAAFEETAGSDGLPSIETGRRYRQAILEAGGSRPAMESFKAFRGREPSLDALLRHQGMAEESTA; encoded by the coding sequence ATGAGCAACGCCCTTCTCGACTTCTCGGACCTCCCCCATTTCGACCGCATCACACCGCAGGACGTGGCGCCTGCCGTGGATGTTCTGCTGGAGCGCGCCAATGCAGCGCTGGAGACCGTCACCGCACCCGACTTTCCAGCCCGCTGGGACGCGATTGCGAAAGTGCTGGATGTGGCCACCGAACGGCTGGGCACCGCCTGGGGCAGCATCAGCCACCTCAACAGCGTGGCCGACACCCCTGAACTGCGCGCAGCCTACAACGCCGCCTTGCCCAAGGTCACCGAGTTCTGGACGCGCCTGGGTGCCGATGAACGCCTGTACGCAAAATACAAGGCCATCGACCCCGCCACCCTGACTGCAGAGCAGCGGCAGGCACACCTGAACGCGGTGCGCAACTTTGTGTTGAGTGGCGCGGAGCTGACCGGTGCCGCCAAGGAGCGTTTTGCACAGATCCAGGAACGCCAGGCCGAGCTGAGCCAGAAGTTCAGTGAAAACGCCCTCGATGCCACCGACGCCTACGCCTACTACGCCACGGCTGAAGAACTGGATGGCATTCCAGACGATGTCCAACAGGCCGCGCTGGCCGCAGCGCAGGCAGACGGCAAGGAGGGCTACAAGCTCACCCTGAAGATGCCCTGCTACCTGCCGGTCATGCAGTTTGCCGCGCGCAGCGACCTGCGCGAGAAGCTCTACCGTGCCTATGTGACCCGTGCCTCCGACCAGGCTGAGGGCGATGCACGCAAGTTCGACAACACTGCGCTGATCAGCGAAATCCTGGCCCTGCGCCGCGAAGAGGCCCAACTGCTGGGCTACGCCAATTTTGGCGAAGTGTCCGTGGTGCCCAAGATGGCCCAATCTCCGGCGCAGGTGATCACCTTCCTGCGGGATCTGGCCCGACGCGCCCGCCCATACGCCGAGAAGGACATCGCCGACCTGCGCGCGTTTGCAGCAGAACACCTGGGCCTGGCCAATCCGCAGGCCTGGGACTGGCCCTACATTTCCGAAAAGCTCAAGGAAGCGCGCTACGCCTTCAGCGAGCAGGAGGTCAAGAAGTACTTCACGGCGCCCAAGGTGCTGGCGGGCCTGTTCAAGATCATCGAAACCCTGTTCGAAGTGAGCATCCGGCGCGACACGGCCGCCATCTGGCACCCAGCCGTCGAGTTCTACCGCATTGAGCGCACGCACCCGGAGGGCGCCCATAAGGGCACCCAGCTGGTGGGCCAGTTCTACCTCGACCAGCCCTCGCGCACCGGCAAACGCGGCGGCGCATGGATGGACGATGTGCGCACGCGCTGGCTGCGCCCCGACACGGGCGTGCTGCAAACCCCGGTGGCGCACCTCGTGTGCAACTTCGCCAGCGGCGTGGACGGCAAGCCACCGCTGCTCACTCACGACGACGTGATCACCCTTTTCCACGAATTCGGACACGGACTACACCACATGCTCACCCAGGTGAACGAGCGCGACGTCTCGGGCATTGGAGGCGTGGAGTGGGATGCGGTGGAGCTGCCCAGCCAGTTCATGGAGAACTTCTGCTGGGAATGGGATGTGCTCAAGCACATGACGGCCCATGTGGACACGGGCGAGCCCCTGCCCCGCGCGCTGTTCGACAAGATGATTGCCGCCAAGAACTACCAAAGTGGCATGCAGACGCTGCGACAAATCGAGTTCTCGCTGTTCGACATGCTGCTGCACACCGAGCACGACCCGGCCCAGGACATCATGCCTCTGCTGGATCAGGTGCGCCGCGAAGTGGCCGTGCTGCAGCCCCCGGCATTCAGCCGCACGGCACACACCTTCAGCCATATCTTTGCGGGCGGGTATGCCGCTGGCTACTACAGCTACAAATGGGCCGAGGTACTGAGTGCAGACGCCTATGCGGCCTTCGAGGAAACCGCTGGAAGCGACGGTCTGCCGAGTATTGAAACGGGTCGCCGCTACCGCCAGGCCATCCTGGAAGCCGGTGGCAGCCGCCCTGCGATGGAATCGTTCAAGGCCTTCCGGGGCCGCGAGCCCAGCCTGGATGCCCTGCTGCGCCACCAAGGCATGGCGGAAGAATCGACTGCCTGA
- a CDS encoding glutaredoxin family protein — MNMHKPLSAPLLATLLMTLACASVQAQGVYRIVGPDGKVTFSDRPPPDANAQPARIANEAPAAANGALPYELRQIANRFPVTLYTGNDCPPCTSARNLLTSRGVPFTERTVSSNEDIAALQRLSGGTGLPFGTIGGQQLAGFSEGEWVQYLDAAGYPKQSALPRNYRQPAPTPLVAVKAAEPAAAASSAPPAPPAPSRARPPAPINDGPSPSNPAGIRF; from the coding sequence ATGAACATGCACAAGCCACTAAGCGCCCCCCTGTTGGCGACTTTGCTGATGACACTGGCCTGCGCCAGCGTGCAGGCGCAAGGCGTCTACCGCATTGTCGGCCCGGATGGCAAAGTGACATTTTCCGACCGGCCTCCCCCAGACGCCAATGCGCAGCCCGCCCGTATTGCCAATGAGGCTCCTGCAGCCGCCAACGGCGCGCTGCCTTACGAGCTGCGCCAGATCGCCAACCGCTTTCCGGTCACCCTCTACACCGGCAACGACTGCCCGCCCTGCACCTCTGCGCGCAATCTGCTCACGTCGCGGGGAGTTCCGTTCACCGAACGTACGGTGTCGAGCAATGAAGACATTGCAGCCTTGCAAAGGCTGAGCGGCGGCACGGGCCTGCCGTTTGGCACCATTGGCGGGCAACAGCTTGCGGGTTTTTCCGAGGGAGAGTGGGTGCAGTATCTGGACGCTGCCGGCTACCCCAAGCAATCTGCATTGCCGAGAAATTACCGCCAGCCAGCGCCCACACCACTCGTGGCCGTCAAGGCGGCGGAGCCCGCAGCCGCGGCTTCGTCGGCACCCCCAGCGCCCCCAGCACCATCGCGGGCCCGCCCCCCTGCACCCATCAACGACGGACCATCGCCCAGCAACCCTGCAGGCATCAGGTTCTAG
- a CDS encoding integrase family protein, which yields MSGQKSRVRLTAGRVADFVCPAGKSQAFLWDTDTPALMLRATPTGRKTYAFESRLNGNTIRVTIGTAAEWSLEAARTKAKSLKMMVDGGTDPREVERQQQATQAAQKAAAAVKAVTVGEAWAAYLSDRRAHWGERHYQDHEKLARAGGVKAVRGTRGRGVTIAGPLHPLMGMPLKDLTAPVIEGWAATQAKTRPTPARLSWRLLRAFMAWCAEHPQFSAVVPTQNPAKTRRTRDALGKAGVKQDALLREQLPAWFTAVRNIGNPTIAAYLQVLLLTGARPGEVLALRWEDLNTKWRGLTIRDKVEGERVIPLTPYVHQLLAALPRRGEWVFSGAAREAGKSAQPIAKPHRAHAMACQVASIDGLTFHGLRRSFKSLTEWLEIPAGVVAQIQGHKPSATAEKHYTVRPLDLLRLHHERIEAWILEQAGISFDAEMEPGALRVVAS from the coding sequence ATGAGTGGACAGAAAAGCCGAGTACGTCTTACCGCTGGCCGAGTGGCTGACTTCGTATGCCCGGCAGGTAAGTCACAGGCGTTTCTGTGGGATACCGACACCCCCGCCCTCATGCTGCGCGCCACACCCACCGGGCGCAAAACCTACGCCTTTGAGTCCCGCTTAAACGGAAACACTATCCGCGTGACCATCGGCACGGCCGCCGAATGGAGCCTCGAAGCCGCCCGCACCAAAGCCAAATCGCTAAAGATGATGGTTGACGGTGGCACCGACCCGCGAGAAGTTGAGCGGCAGCAGCAAGCCACACAGGCCGCACAGAAGGCCGCCGCCGCTGTAAAGGCAGTTACGGTGGGCGAGGCATGGGCGGCATATCTGTCAGACCGCCGTGCGCACTGGGGCGAACGCCACTACCAGGACCACGAGAAGCTGGCACGGGCTGGTGGGGTGAAGGCAGTACGCGGAACGCGCGGGCGCGGCGTGACCATTGCCGGACCGCTTCACCCGCTTATGGGGATGCCCCTAAAAGACCTGACGGCACCGGTTATTGAGGGATGGGCCGCCACTCAGGCGAAGACGCGCCCTACCCCTGCCCGTCTTTCATGGCGCCTTCTGCGCGCCTTCATGGCATGGTGCGCAGAGCATCCGCAGTTTTCCGCCGTGGTTCCAACACAAAACCCAGCCAAGACCCGACGCACACGCGACGCACTGGGCAAAGCTGGAGTCAAGCAAGACGCCCTACTGCGCGAACAACTGCCCGCTTGGTTCACCGCCGTGCGCAACATCGGCAACCCCACCATTGCGGCATACCTTCAAGTTCTCCTGCTGACAGGTGCACGCCCGGGCGAAGTGTTGGCGCTCCGCTGGGAGGACTTGAACACCAAATGGCGAGGCTTGACCATCCGCGACAAGGTGGAAGGCGAGCGAGTCATTCCATTGACGCCATATGTTCACCAACTGCTGGCTGCCCTGCCCCGCCGTGGCGAATGGGTCTTTTCTGGCGCGGCGCGCGAAGCAGGGAAATCCGCGCAACCCATCGCGAAGCCTCACCGCGCCCACGCAATGGCCTGCCAAGTGGCGAGCATTGACGGGCTGACCTTCCATGGCCTGCGCCGCAGTTTCAAGAGCCTCACTGAGTGGCTTGAAATACCTGCCGGAGTGGTGGCACAGATTCAAGGTCACAAGCCGAGCGCGACAGCCGAAAAGCACTACACCGTTCGCCCGCTTGACCTATTGCGCCTGCACCACGAGCGCATCGAGGCATGGATTCTGGAACAGGCGGGAATTTCTTTTGACGCCGAAATGGAACCAGGCGCACTCCGGGTCGTGGCAAGTTAA
- a CDS encoding AlpA family transcriptional regulator — MEACGTRILRLPDTVKKTGLSKSGIYQRIRARTFPQPVRLGARAVGFVEREVDAFLSELMANRTNAEGAQR; from the coding sequence ATGGAAGCATGTGGCACCCGTATTCTCCGGTTGCCTGACACTGTCAAAAAGACTGGGCTATCGAAGTCCGGCATTTACCAACGCATCCGCGCCCGCACTTTCCCTCAGCCCGTGAGGTTGGGTGCGCGCGCGGTCGGTTTCGTGGAACGCGAGGTTGATGCATTCCTGTCTGAGCTGATGGCGAACAGAACCAATGCCGAGGGGGCTCAACGATGA
- a CDS encoding tRNA threonylcarbamoyladenosine dehydratase produces the protein MSLVAGDAPGVHEVLERRFGGLQRLYGVSGAARIRAAHVAVVGIGGVGSWAAEALARSGVAQITLIDLDHVAESNINRQIHAVSETVGQAKVHAMRERIAQIHPGCVVHCIEEFVEPDNWPGLMSAPVDALIDACDQVKAKVAMAAWSKSEGVAHIAVGAAGGKRHAHKVDIDDLANATHDPLLAQVRYQLRKHHRAPRDGKRMGIPCVFSREPVAPPDASCNIGGDGSLNCHGYGSVVSVTATFGQCAAGWVLDKLASVSKTV, from the coding sequence ATGTCTCTTGTGGCTGGCGATGCGCCTGGGGTGCATGAGGTACTGGAACGGCGATTCGGCGGGCTTCAGCGGTTGTATGGTGTCAGTGGTGCCGCTCGTATTCGCGCCGCGCATGTGGCGGTGGTGGGCATCGGCGGCGTGGGCTCCTGGGCTGCCGAGGCTTTGGCGCGCAGCGGCGTGGCCCAGATCACGCTGATCGATCTCGACCACGTCGCCGAATCCAACATCAATCGCCAGATCCACGCAGTATCTGAAACCGTGGGCCAGGCCAAGGTCCACGCCATGCGCGAGCGCATTGCGCAAATCCATCCGGGTTGCGTCGTTCACTGCATTGAAGAATTTGTGGAGCCTGATAACTGGCCTGGATTGATGTCAGCGCCGGTGGATGCACTCATTGATGCATGCGATCAGGTCAAGGCCAAAGTCGCCATGGCGGCATGGTCGAAATCGGAAGGCGTGGCTCACATCGCGGTGGGGGCAGCGGGCGGAAAGCGGCATGCGCACAAGGTGGACATAGATGATCTTGCCAACGCCACCCATGACCCGCTGCTGGCGCAAGTGCGCTACCAGCTTCGCAAGCACCACAGGGCGCCGCGTGACGGCAAGCGAATGGGTATTCCCTGCGTTTTCAGCCGGGAACCCGTTGCCCCACCCGACGCCTCCTGCAATATTGGCGGCGACGGTTCTCTGAACTGTCATGGGTACGGCTCAGTAGTGTCTGTGACCGCAACGTTTGGGCAGTGTGCAGCCGGCTGGGTCCTCGACAAACTTGCATCGGTTTCAAAAACGGTCTGA
- the ybgF gene encoding tol-pal system protein YbgF: MAALLAATLSSAHAAIFEDGEARRAILEMRQRVDGLQASQQRSSDELRKLAEENAQLRRGLLDLQTQIESLRADKARLHGQNEQLLRDVGELQRRQKDIAQGVDERLRQFEPVTVTVDGREFQADPSEKRDFDSALAVFRSGKFAESGNAFSAFLRQYPRSGFAPSARFWLGNAQYATRDYKGAIGNFRQMLSDAPDHARAPEAALSIANCQIELKETRTARKTLEDLVRAYPQSEAAVAAKERLSRLK, translated from the coding sequence ATGGCGGCATTGCTGGCGGCGACATTGTCGTCGGCGCATGCCGCCATATTTGAAGATGGCGAGGCCCGGCGGGCCATCCTGGAGATGCGGCAACGCGTGGATGGGTTGCAGGCTTCTCAGCAGCGTTCTTCTGATGAGCTTCGCAAGCTTGCTGAAGAAAACGCACAGCTGCGGCGCGGTCTGCTCGATCTGCAGACGCAGATTGAATCCCTGCGCGCGGACAAGGCCAGGCTCCATGGGCAAAACGAGCAGCTGTTGCGCGACGTAGGTGAGTTACAGCGGCGACAAAAGGACATAGCGCAGGGCGTCGATGAGCGGCTGCGGCAATTTGAGCCTGTGACCGTGACGGTGGATGGGCGCGAGTTCCAGGCCGACCCGTCCGAAAAACGTGATTTCGATTCCGCTCTGGCGGTTTTTCGCTCCGGCAAGTTCGCGGAATCGGGAAATGCGTTTTCCGCCTTTCTGAGACAGTATCCACGCAGTGGCTTTGCGCCTTCCGCCCGCTTCTGGCTTGGGAATGCGCAGTACGCCACCAGGGATTACAAGGGCGCCATCGGTAACTTCCGGCAAATGTTGAGCGATGCGCCCGATCACGCCCGTGCGCCAGAGGCTGCGTTGTCTATTGCCAATTGCCAGATTGAACTCAAAGAGACACGAACTGCGCGAAAGACCCTCGAAGACCTTGTGCGTGCCTATCCCCAATCCGAAGCTGCAGTGGCTGCCAAAGAGCGCCTTTCTCGCCTCAAGTAA
- the pal gene encoding peptidoglycan-associated lipoprotein Pal, with protein MIKRITLALTVAAFLAGCSSGVKLDDVPVEDKNATSTMGGASGGANSGNTAQSGVAGVDLGQSGRDGAGPVGVARIVYFDYDSYVIKPEFQSLIEAHSRFIKAAPNRKVMIEGHTDDRGGREYNLALGQKRAEAVRRSLALLGVPDGQVEAVSFGKEKPAAQGTGEDVHAQNRRAELSYR; from the coding sequence ATGATCAAACGCATTACCCTTGCCCTTACCGTTGCGGCCTTTTTGGCGGGCTGCAGCTCCGGCGTGAAGCTGGACGATGTGCCGGTGGAAGACAAGAACGCAACGTCCACGATGGGCGGTGCCAGTGGCGGAGCCAATTCCGGCAACACGGCGCAAAGCGGTGTGGCAGGTGTGGACCTGGGGCAATCCGGTCGTGATGGCGCCGGCCCCGTGGGTGTGGCTCGCATCGTGTACTTCGACTACGACAGCTACGTCATCAAGCCCGAGTTTCAGTCGCTGATCGAGGCCCACTCCCGGTTCATCAAGGCGGCACCCAACCGCAAGGTGATGATCGAGGGCCATACCGATGACCGCGGGGGGCGCGAGTACAACCTTGCCTTGGGCCAAAAACGCGCTGAGGCCGTGCGCCGCTCTTTGGCGCTGCTTGGGGTGCCGGATGGTCAGGTCGAAGCGGTGAGCTTTGGCAAAGAAAAACCTGCAGCACAGGGCACAGGGGAAGATGTGCACGCCCAGAACCGTCGCGCTGAACTGTCGTACCGTTGA
- the tolB gene encoding Tol-Pal system beta propeller repeat protein TolB: protein MTIDRNPSKTFPAAGLLPSRRQLIAAIIASPAIPAFAQFRVEVTGVGLTQLPIAIAPFRGEAQSPQKIGSIVQADLERSGQFRAIDAAGAVLDETSRPDVALWRQRNADSLATGSVTRLADGRFDVRFRLWDVVKGQDLGGQSFVVTQGDLRLVSHRIADFIYEKLTGERGIFSTRIAYVTKIGPRYSLWVADADGENAQSALSSPEPIISPAWSPTGGQLAYVSFESRKPVVYVHDVATGRRRLIANFRGSNSAPSWAPDGRSLAVTLSRDGGSQLYTIDANGGEPRRLMQSPGIDTEPVFSSDGRSIFFVSDRGGAPQIYRVGASGGNAERVTFTGTYNISPSISPDGRWLAYISRVGGAFKLHVMELSSGNVTALTDTTADENPSFAPNSRLIVYATQQQGREALMTTTLDGKIKARLAGQAGDIREPDWGPFQKQ, encoded by the coding sequence ATGACCATAGATCGAAACCCTTCAAAAACTTTCCCTGCCGCTGGGCTTTTGCCTTCGCGCCGCCAGTTGATAGCAGCGATCATCGCTTCCCCTGCCATACCAGCCTTCGCACAATTCCGGGTGGAAGTGACTGGGGTCGGCTTGACCCAGTTGCCCATTGCTATCGCGCCATTCCGGGGCGAGGCTCAATCTCCTCAAAAAATCGGTTCCATCGTTCAGGCCGACCTTGAGCGCAGCGGGCAGTTTCGCGCCATTGATGCGGCAGGTGCGGTGCTGGACGAAACGTCCAGACCGGATGTGGCGTTGTGGAGGCAAAGGAATGCTGATTCGCTGGCAACCGGAAGTGTTACCCGCCTGGCCGACGGACGTTTTGATGTGCGGTTCCGGCTGTGGGATGTCGTCAAGGGCCAGGACCTGGGCGGACAAAGCTTCGTCGTGACACAGGGCGACTTGCGTCTGGTGTCGCATCGAATCGCCGACTTCATCTACGAAAAACTCACCGGTGAGCGGGGAATATTTTCCACCCGCATTGCCTACGTGACGAAGATCGGCCCTCGCTACAGCCTGTGGGTGGCAGATGCCGATGGAGAAAATGCACAGTCGGCGCTGTCGAGCCCCGAACCCATCATCTCACCGGCGTGGTCGCCTACCGGGGGACAGTTGGCATACGTGTCGTTCGAGTCCCGCAAGCCCGTGGTGTACGTGCATGACGTCGCAACTGGGCGCCGTCGCCTCATAGCGAACTTCCGCGGATCCAACAGTGCTCCATCGTGGGCTCCAGATGGCCGGTCCCTTGCAGTCACCCTGAGCCGGGACGGCGGCTCGCAGTTGTACACGATCGATGCCAACGGCGGGGAACCCCGCAGGCTCATGCAGAGCCCCGGTATCGACACCGAGCCTGTGTTCTCGAGTGATGGTCGAAGCATCTTTTTTGTGAGCGACCGTGGCGGTGCTCCCCAAATCTACCGGGTGGGGGCATCCGGTGGCAATGCAGAACGTGTCACGTTCACTGGCACCTACAACATTTCGCCCAGCATCAGCCCGGATGGACGGTGGCTGGCGTATATCTCCCGCGTGGGTGGAGCCTTCAAGCTGCATGTGATGGAGCTGTCCTCCGGAAACGTGACGGCTTTGACAGACACGACGGCCGACGAGAACCCCAGCTTTGCACCCAACAGCCGCCTCATTGTTTATGCCACTCAGCAGCAGGGGCGCGAAGCACTCATGACGACCACGCTGGACGGCAAGATCAAGGCCCGCCTTGCAGGCCAGGCAGGCGATATCCGTGAACCGGATTGGGGCCCGTTTCAGAAGCAATGA
- the msbA gene encoding lipid A export permease/ATP-binding protein MsbA, with protein MQATDQGASAPPAPPTNLSLTARLKRLSIYFGNQRLAWTVAIVATLVGAITEPLIPALLQPLLDKGFTQGTLQLWVVPVAILGVFLVRGIAQFVGQYALARIANEGMLTLRQALFDRVLAAEMGLFARQSASALSNTVVYEVQTGATLLVQALLGLSRDGFTLIALLAYLLYLNWQLTLIVAVVVPGVAWIMKTLSRRLYHLTKSSQQATDELAYVVEENVLAHRMVRLHGAQAGQAQRFAHLSRSLRRLAIKSTIASAAMTPLTQLLAAAALSVVICIALWQSRGAVDTKDVTVGGFVSFITAMLMLIAPIRRLADVASPVTRGVAALERGLGLLGSTGAETGGTYRTPRVQGELTLRNVSVSFGPDHAPALDGVSLRVAPGEIVALVGPSGAGKTTLVNLLPRFVMPASGTVEVDGRVLTDWDLGSLRSQFAMVSQDVVMFNDTIAINVALGNVVDERRVLECLAAANLAEHVAALPRGIHTVVGHNATQLSGGQRQRLAIARALYKDAPILILDEATSALDTESERLVQEALQRLMQGRTTLVIAHRLSTIEHANRVVVMERGRIVEQGTHGELMAQSGLYARLQTRTSSAPSIAAD; from the coding sequence ATGCAAGCCACCGATCAGGGCGCCAGCGCCCCACCTGCCCCCCCTACCAATCTCAGCCTGACAGCACGGTTAAAGCGGCTGTCCATCTACTTTGGCAACCAGCGACTTGCATGGACCGTGGCCATCGTCGCGACACTGGTGGGCGCTATTACCGAGCCTTTGATACCCGCGTTGCTGCAACCTCTGCTGGACAAGGGCTTTACCCAGGGCACGCTGCAACTCTGGGTGGTGCCGGTCGCAATTCTGGGGGTTTTTCTGGTGAGGGGGATCGCCCAGTTTGTCGGGCAGTATGCGCTGGCGCGCATTGCCAATGAGGGCATGCTGACGCTGCGCCAGGCACTGTTTGATCGGGTTTTGGCTGCGGAAATGGGGTTGTTTGCACGCCAGTCGGCCAGTGCGCTGTCCAACACGGTGGTCTATGAGGTTCAGACCGGCGCCACGCTGCTGGTTCAAGCCCTCCTGGGGCTCTCGCGCGACGGATTCACCCTGATCGCCCTGCTCGCTTATCTGCTTTACCTCAACTGGCAGCTCACGTTGATCGTAGCGGTCGTCGTACCCGGGGTGGCCTGGATCATGAAAACCCTGTCACGCCGGCTGTATCACCTGACCAAAAGCAGCCAGCAGGCCACGGACGAACTGGCCTATGTTGTGGAAGAAAACGTGCTCGCGCACCGGATGGTGCGGCTGCATGGTGCACAGGCGGGCCAGGCTCAGCGATTTGCCCATCTGAGCCGCAGCCTGCGGCGCCTGGCGATCAAATCCACCATTGCCTCGGCAGCCATGACCCCGTTGACCCAGTTGCTTGCCGCGGCTGCGCTCTCCGTGGTGATCTGCATTGCACTGTGGCAAAGCCGTGGAGCGGTGGACACCAAAGACGTGACGGTGGGTGGGTTCGTCTCGTTCATTACTGCCATGCTCATGCTCATCGCGCCAATACGGCGGCTGGCGGATGTGGCAAGCCCCGTGACCCGGGGCGTGGCTGCACTGGAACGGGGACTGGGCCTGCTGGGCAGTACCGGGGCAGAAACTGGCGGTACCTACCGCACACCCAGGGTGCAGGGAGAACTTACCCTTCGCAACGTGTCCGTGTCGTTTGGCCCGGATCACGCGCCTGCCCTGGACGGGGTGAGCCTTCGGGTAGCCCCGGGTGAAATCGTGGCACTGGTCGGCCCGTCTGGCGCAGGCAAAACCACGCTGGTCAACCTGCTTCCTCGCTTCGTCATGCCCGCGTCCGGCACGGTGGAGGTGGACGGTCGTGTCCTGACCGACTGGGACCTCGGATCGCTGCGGTCACAGTTCGCGATGGTGAGCCAGGACGTTGTAATGTTTAACGACACAATCGCAATCAATGTTGCACTTGGAAATGTGGTTGACGAGCGTCGCGTTCTTGAATGCCTTGCTGCGGCCAATCTGGCAGAGCATGTGGCGGCTCTGCCTCGGGGCATCCATACCGTTGTAGGGCACAACGCCACCCAGCTTTCAGGGGGGCAGCGCCAGCGTTTGGCGATAGCACGGGCGCTCTATAAAGACGCGCCCATCCTCATCCTGGATGAAGCGACCTCTGCGCTCGACACCGAATCTGAACGCCTGGTGCAGGAAGCCCTGCAGCGCCTCATGCAAGGGCGCACGACCCTGGTCATTGCGCACCGCCTGTCCACCATAGAGCACGCGAACCGCGTGGTTGTAATGGAGAGAGGTCGCATTGTCGAGCAAGGGACGCATGGCGAGCTGATGGCGCAAAGTGGGCTGTATGCGCGCCTGCAGACGCGTACGTCCTCGGCACCATCCATCGCTGCCGACTGA
- a CDS encoding ankyrin repeat domain-containing protein — translation MTLHRRSALAAVAVGVLATRALAGAYEDFFVAILRDDASTINALLRRGFDPNTRDPKGQVGLVIALQQGSTKAFAALMASRTINVEARNAQDESPLMMAAIKGNVEAVKALIARGADVNKTGWAPLHYAASAGTPQHTTIIALLLENHAYIDAASPNGTTPLMMAAHYGSNEAVQFLLDEGADPTLKNQLGLTAVDFATRVSRTESAEKIAAAIRRRQPNRGRW, via the coding sequence ATGACTTTGCACCGACGTTCTGCCCTGGCGGCCGTGGCGGTGGGCGTGCTGGCAACGCGTGCGTTGGCAGGTGCCTATGAGGATTTTTTTGTGGCGATCCTGCGTGATGACGCCAGCACGATCAACGCACTGCTGCGCCGGGGCTTCGACCCCAACACGCGCGACCCCAAAGGACAGGTGGGTCTTGTGATTGCACTGCAGCAAGGTTCGACCAAGGCCTTCGCAGCGTTGATGGCATCCCGAACGATCAATGTGGAAGCCCGCAATGCCCAGGATGAGAGCCCGCTGATGATGGCTGCGATCAAGGGGAATGTGGAAGCAGTGAAGGCCCTCATCGCTCGCGGTGCAGATGTCAACAAGACCGGCTGGGCGCCGCTGCACTACGCCGCCTCAGCGGGCACGCCGCAGCACACCACCATCATCGCGTTGCTGCTGGAAAACCATGCCTACATTGACGCCGCCTCTCCCAATGGCACCACACCGCTGATGATGGCAGCGCACTACGGCTCCAACGAGGCAGTTCAGTTTCTGCTGGACGAAGGGGCGGATCCCACGCTCAAAAACCAGCTGGGGCTGACCGCAGTGGACTTTGCCACGCGCGTGAGCCGGACCGAATCAGCCGAAAAAATTGCTGCGGCCATCCGGCGACGCCAGCCCAACCGGGGCAGGTGGTAG